From one Hirundo rustica isolate bHirRus1 chromosome W, bHirRus1.pri.v3, whole genome shotgun sequence genomic stretch:
- the LOC120764893 gene encoding endogenous retrovirus group K member 6 Gag polyprotein-like, with translation MKLQKMKTTITDDDIIHITASEGIPVRKAKPLEFSGQASTFLLSKDFMRQFFRQFSEAASEFQHEPMSSFSRIFLPRKGAAEKLGDAQQSLVPVLWEKEKETKQDEVKPQKQVDPGKDEAAAKLQAQQSIPVSDKTQVPGAREFLAADWTEIRKHALKGETLQMGSRSMAMPVTYDTQDANPRWERLDCEVIRDLMKAIHDNGLGSPYFKQLLKGTFNIYDLTPFDLKSLASMILTDSQFIIWEAKWRKALNELGDKYRGGANAGLTVAQLAGDPPLDSPACQARLFPREVLTDIRNAARKAMVQIPLTGVMESSYTDIKQGPSESFTSLVDRLTQAVDRQVTDEGVKSHLIRCLALANANPECKHVISAMPGQPSMAEIIEACSKVGTPQHVATILGDQVEKAVKEAFANFQQRQCYKCGKQGHFQKDCPELAEIASSLDVCPRCGIPT, from the coding sequence ATGAAGCTGCAGAAGATGAAGACGACAATCACTGATGACGACATCATCCACATCACTGCTTCAGAGGGCATTCCTGTCCGGAAAGCAAAACCACTTGAGTTTTCAGGTCAAGCATCAACTTTTTTGTTATCTAAGGACTTTATGAGGCAGTTTTTCCGGCAATTCAGtgaagcagcttcagaatttCAACACGAGCCcatgtcttctttctctcgaaTTTTTCTTCCGAGGAAAGGTGCTGCAGAGAAATTGGGTGATGCCCAGCAATCCCTGGTTCCTGTtctttgggaaaaggaaaaggaaacaaaacaggatgAGGTAAAGCCTCAAAAACAGGTAGATCctggaaaggatgaagcagcagcgAAGCTGCAAGCACAGCAATCAATTCCAGTGTCGGACAAGACACAGGTTCCTGGTGCACGGGAATTTCTTGCAGCAGACTGgactgaaataagaaagcatGCATTGAAAGGGGAGACACTTCAGATGGGTTCAAGAAGTATGGCAATGCCAGTGACTTATGATACACAGGATGCAAACCCAAGATGGGAGCGATTGGATTGTGAAGTCAtcagggatctgatgaaagccATTCAtgataatggattggggtctccatacttcaaacaacttttaaaagggacatttaatatttatgatttaacaccatttgacCTCAAATCCCTTGCTTCAATGATCCTGACTGACTCACAGTTCAtcatctgggaagcaaaatggagaaaagctcTTAATGAGCTCGGAGACAAATATCGGGGGGGGGCGAATGCAGGCCTCACCGTTGCACAATTGGCcggtgatccaccacttgacagTCCAGCGTGTCAAGCCAGACTTTTTCCTCGAGAAGTGTTGACAGACATCAGgaatgcagccagaaaggcaatggtgcaaaTTCCACTGACAGGAGTTATGGAAAGTAGTTACACAGACataaagcaaggtccttcagaatcTTTCACCTCATTAGTCGAtcgtctcacacaagcagtggacaggcaagtcacTGATGAGGGGGTGAAGTCACATTTGATTCGGTGTCTTGCACTTgcaaatgccaatccagaatgcaaacATGTCATCAGTGCAATGCCAGGTCAACCTTCTATGGCAGAAATTatagaggcatgcagcaaggtggggacaccacagcatGTTGCAACGATTTTGGGGGAtcaggtggaaaaggctgtcaaagaagcattcgcaaattttcaacaaagacaatGCTACAAGTGTGGCAAACAGGGGCACTTCCAGAAGGACTGTCCAGAACTTGCAGAGATTGCAAGCTCACTGGATGTTTGTCCAAGGTGCGGTATTCCTACTTGA